The region GCCAAATCGAGAAAGTGAGCAAAATCCTTCTTGGTCCTCCTCTCGAAGCCCTCGCTGATATTATTCATCACCGAAAGAGCTGCCCGTTGCATCTGATCGCGAAAGCTGTAGTCCTTGCATGTTTGCAACGCCTTATAGACCTGTTGATTCAGGGTCCGGGCTCGCTGCCAGATTTCCAAATCTTCAAAGCGCTCTGCGAAGCTCATGAGCCGGATAATGGTCGAAGAGAAGCTGCACTATATTGCCACAATCGTGCTCTACGCG is a window of Chthoniobacterales bacterium DNA encoding:
- a CDS encoding four helix bundle protein, whose product is MSFAERFEDLEIWQRARTLNQQVYKALQTCKDYSFRDQMQRAALSVMNNISEGFERRTKKDFAHFLDLAKGSAGEVRSMTFAAEDIEILNVTAAQRLRVSYEMLSRQIASFQKHLRA